The following are encoded together in the Arcobacter aquimarinus genome:
- the aqpZ gene encoding aquaporin Z has protein sequence MNLTKKLVAEFIGTFWLVLGGCGSAVLAASFPELGIGFVGVSLAFGLTVLTMAYAIGHISGCHLNPAVSFGLWTSGRFSTSELLPYIFAQVLGGIAGAFILYIIASGKAGFDITAGFASNGYAEHSPNGYSLISVLVAEIVMTFMFLLVILGSTDKRAPSGFAPIAIGLALTLIHLITIPVSNTSVNPARSTAVAIFEGTWAMEQLWLFWIAPIIGAILAGIVYKLFESNEN, from the coding sequence ATGAATTTAACAAAAAAATTAGTTGCAGAATTTATAGGAACTTTTTGGTTAGTTCTTGGTGGTTGTGGGAGTGCTGTTTTAGCAGCTTCTTTTCCAGAACTTGGTATTGGTTTTGTAGGTGTTTCACTAGCTTTTGGTCTTACTGTTTTAACAATGGCTTATGCAATAGGTCATATTTCAGGTTGTCATTTAAATCCCGCTGTTTCTTTTGGTTTATGGACAAGTGGAAGATTTTCAACTTCAGAACTTTTACCTTATATCTTTGCACAAGTTTTAGGTGGAATTGCAGGAGCATTTATATTATACATCATTGCATCAGGAAAAGCAGGATTTGATATAACAGCAGGATTTGCATCAAATGGTTATGCGGAACATTCACCAAATGGTTATAGTTTAATTTCTGTTTTAGTTGCTGAAATCGTAATGACTTTTATGTTCTTACTTGTTATTTTAGGTTCAACAGATAAAAGGGCACCTAGTGGATTTGCACCTATTGCTATTGGTCTTGCCTTAACTTTAATACACTTAATAACTATTCCTGTATCAAATACATCTGTAAATCCTGCTAGAAGTACAGCTGTTGCTATATTTGAAGGAACTTGGGCAATGGAACAATTATGGTTGTTTTGGATAGCACCTATTATTGGTGCTATCCTTGCTGGAATTGTATACAAATTATTTGAAAGTAATGAAAATTAA
- a CDS encoding 5-oxoprolinase subunit PxpA has product MMAIRLNCDMGESFGVWKMGNDEEIMPLIDMANLACGYHASDALTMNRTVSLAKKHNVTIGAHPSYQDLQGFGRRSILCSLEEIKSIILYQLGALSAFCKAHGTAVSYVKPHGALYHDMMRDENIFKAILNAISSYDKNIKLMILSGPKNEAYDYTAKLYSINLIYEVFADRNYNDDGSLVARSYENAVIQDELQVADRIKLIKERGYLYSTNSKKLFLKADSICVHGDNDKALEFIKLLRKALY; this is encoded by the coding sequence ATTATGGCAATTAGATTAAACTGTGACATGGGTGAGAGTTTTGGTGTTTGGAAAATGGGAAATGATGAAGAGATTATGCCATTAATTGATATGGCAAATCTTGCTTGTGGTTATCATGCAAGTGATGCATTAACTATGAATAGAACAGTTTCCCTAGCAAAAAAACACAATGTAACAATAGGAGCTCATCCTTCTTATCAAGATTTACAAGGTTTTGGTAGAAGAAGTATTTTGTGTTCATTAGAAGAGATTAAATCAATCATTTTGTATCAATTAGGAGCTTTAAGTGCTTTTTGTAAAGCCCATGGAACAGCTGTATCTTATGTAAAACCACATGGTGCTTTGTATCATGATATGATGAGAGATGAAAATATTTTTAAAGCAATTTTAAATGCTATTTCATCTTATGATAAAAATATAAAGCTTATGATTCTTTCAGGTCCAAAAAATGAAGCTTATGATTACACGGCAAAACTTTATAGTATAAATCTTATTTATGAAGTTTTTGCAGATAGAAATTACAATGATGATGGAAGTTTAGTAGCAAGAAGTTACGAAAATGCAGTTATTCAAGATGAATTACAAGTTGCAGATAGAATAAAATTGATTAAAGAAAGAGGCTATTTATATAGTACAAATAGCAAAAAGCTATTTTTAAAAGCAGATTCTATTTGTGTTCATGGAGATAATGATAAAGCTTTAGAGTTCATAAAACTTCTTAGAAAAGCACTTTATTGA
- a CDS encoding GNAT family N-acetyltransferase has product MPLKIREATPQDSQKIFNFIIELAIYEKAPNEVKTTVSEIEKSLFSPNATAYALICEEEGVAIGFAVYFYNYSTWLGKKGIYLEDLYVSESKRKRGAGKALLKYLAQKAVEENCGRFEWSCLDWNTPSREFYESFGAVAKTEWIGYRLEGESLKKFI; this is encoded by the coding sequence ATGCCCCTAAAAATTAGAGAAGCAACCCCACAAGACTCCCAAAAAATCTTCAATTTTATAATAGAACTAGCCATTTATGAAAAAGCACCAAATGAAGTAAAAACAACAGTAAGTGAAATAGAAAAATCACTTTTTTCTCCAAATGCAACAGCTTATGCTTTGATTTGTGAAGAAGAGGGCGTAGCTATTGGTTTTGCTGTTTATTTTTACAACTACTCAACATGGCTTGGGAAAAAAGGTATTTATCTTGAGGATTTATATGTTAGTGAATCAAAAAGAAAAAGAGGTGCTGGAAAAGCTCTTTTAAAATATTTAGCTCAAAAAGCAGTTGAAGAAAACTGCGGTAGATTTGAGTGGTCTTGTTTGGATTGGAATACTCCTTCAAGGGAGTTTTATGAAAGTTTTGGTGCAGTTGCTAAAACTGAATGGATTGGTTATAGACTTGAAGGTGAAAGTTTAAAAAAATTTATTTAA
- a CDS encoding DUF4197 domain-containing protein, producing the protein MKKSIIASTIILSTTFTFALDLGSIAKGVAESVINENQTNTTLKNNNTNSNLDNSTVTSGLKEALKAGVNYATTQLGSNNGYLNNSSVKIPLPDNLAKAESLIRSAGGDKMADDLINSMNSAASKAAPQTTEIFIDAIDKMSLADAQKILNGGDNAATNYFKANTTESLKKSILPIVQQTMKENQVAGYYDMLNNLYKSNVKDLVENSSVMGMAKNFGVDSYIPGNSDESLDEFVTTKAIDGLFTMIAQKETGIRTNPVEQTTSILKQVFGK; encoded by the coding sequence ATGAAAAAATCAATCATCGCTTCAACTATCATTTTATCTACAACTTTTACTTTTGCCTTAGATTTAGGTTCTATTGCAAAAGGTGTTGCAGAATCTGTAATAAATGAAAATCAAACAAATACAACATTAAAAAACAACAATACAAATTCAAATTTAGATAATTCTACAGTTACAAGTGGATTAAAAGAGGCTTTAAAAGCTGGAGTTAACTATGCAACAACACAATTAGGTTCAAACAATGGGTACTTAAATAACTCATCGGTAAAAATACCTCTTCCTGATAATCTTGCAAAAGCTGAATCACTTATTAGATCAGCAGGTGGAGATAAAATGGCTGATGATTTAATAAACTCAATGAATAGTGCTGCGTCAAAAGCAGCTCCACAAACTACTGAAATTTTTATAGATGCTATCGATAAAATGAGTTTAGCCGATGCTCAAAAAATTCTAAATGGTGGAGATAATGCTGCAACTAATTATTTTAAAGCAAATACTACTGAATCTTTGAAAAAATCAATTTTGCCAATAGTTCAACAAACAATGAAAGAAAATCAAGTAGCTGGTTATTATGATATGTTAAATAATTTATATAAATCAAATGTAAAAGATTTAGTTGAAAATAGTTCAGTTATGGGAATGGCTAAAAACTTTGGGGTTGATTCTTATATTCCTGGAAATTCAGATGAAAGCCTAGATGAGTTTGTTACAACAAAAGCAATTGATGGATTATTTACTATGATTGCACAAAAAGAAACTGGAATCAGAACAAACCCTGTTGAACAAACAACTTCAATATTAAAACAAGTATTTGGAAAATAA
- the ciaB gene encoding invasion protein CiaB, translating to MMTKEQFLNDLQKIYDFLNDQKTKTNELIKFLENKEFGKLTLIDDFAKSLNLEMKDDLRFALVTRLVNLRDDSLVQVLKKLEKNEKEIISLQEKAYQFVKEYWHDIHTKFIDFIVENKLLTPFYREVFIGVYNVGLQMSSWQTSWTAHIINGINKELVAKFEGDEAKIMKYLEDEKLFDLGHGGITADRCYSALVKDGDKYKSLAYIKAFKKETTEVVDALEEFADKLIELEDEIYNQKWDYVLYIQALIKAFSEDRTNELVSKWADVDRAWMKIKTPIQIGHPLEYYEDHFRKAVALEWDIRLTNPKFAQNDHRVNKIKSAFSKIYSSFEANAKSEEYKKIYDFSFKSLDKVQLYVGRPALFFGAEFNGLFSAQVVPNDEVVSLEEGKKIFAFSDEILQTSRAKPFLKLSREIFGQELLTRDRMFLFNETISWHQVYDISTIGHEYGHILWCDDETESVMNKTGNFKNIEEFKATTGGLISYLLDDDTDELHLKEQVLIDLVKRSVGLIGWMEVDEVQPYYCEGLIHLNGLFDSAVLSWDDENKKLNIDISEAKFEALKSWYITNYTALAKHYLDKLDATKFLNNYATKKEKYFMPNDETINSFVKYYFKRYQEIGQELDTVDKKENYIK from the coding sequence ATGATGACAAAAGAACAATTTTTAAACGACTTACAAAAAATATATGATTTTTTAAATGACCAAAAAACAAAAACAAATGAACTAATAAAATTTTTAGAAAATAAAGAGTTTGGTAAACTAACCCTTATTGATGATTTTGCAAAATCTTTAAATCTTGAAATGAAAGATGATTTAAGATTTGCACTTGTTACAAGACTTGTAAATTTAAGAGATGATAGTTTAGTTCAAGTTCTAAAAAAACTTGAAAAAAATGAGAAAGAAATCATCTCTTTACAAGAAAAAGCTTATCAATTTGTAAAAGAGTATTGGCACGATATTCATACAAAATTTATTGATTTTATAGTTGAAAACAAACTTTTAACACCTTTTTATAGGGAAGTATTTATTGGAGTTTATAATGTAGGACTTCAAATGTCATCTTGGCAAACTTCATGGACAGCTCATATTATAAATGGAATAAACAAAGAGTTAGTTGCCAAGTTTGAAGGTGATGAAGCAAAAATTATGAAATATCTTGAAGATGAAAAACTTTTTGATTTAGGACATGGAGGAATTACTGCTGATAGATGTTACTCAGCTTTAGTAAAAGATGGTGACAAATACAAATCTTTAGCATATATAAAAGCTTTCAAAAAAGAGACAACAGAAGTTGTGGATGCACTTGAAGAATTTGCAGATAAACTAATCGAACTTGAAGATGAAATCTATAATCAAAAATGGGATTATGTTTTATATATTCAAGCACTTATAAAAGCCTTTAGTGAAGATAGAACAAATGAATTAGTTTCAAAATGGGCAGATGTTGATAGAGCTTGGATGAAAATAAAAACTCCAATTCAAATCGGACATCCACTTGAATACTACGAAGACCATTTTAGAAAAGCAGTTGCACTTGAATGGGATATTAGACTTACAAATCCAAAATTTGCACAAAATGACCATAGAGTAAATAAAATCAAATCAGCATTTTCAAAAATATATTCAAGTTTTGAAGCAAATGCAAAAAGTGAAGAGTATAAAAAGATCTATGATTTTTCTTTCAAATCACTTGATAAAGTTCAACTTTATGTAGGACGACCAGCGCTGTTCTTTGGAGCAGAGTTCAATGGACTATTTTCAGCACAAGTTGTACCAAATGATGAAGTTGTATCTTTAGAAGAAGGTAAAAAAATCTTTGCATTTAGTGATGAGATTTTACAAACTAGCAGGGCTAAACCATTTTTAAAACTTTCAAGGGAAATCTTCGGTCAAGAATTACTTACTCGAGATAGAATGTTCTTATTTAATGAAACAATATCTTGGCATCAAGTTTATGATATAAGCACAATAGGACATGAATATGGACATATTTTATGGTGTGATGATGAAACTGAATCAGTTATGAATAAAACTGGAAACTTTAAAAACATTGAAGAGTTTAAAGCAACGACAGGTGGATTAATCTCATATTTACTAGATGATGATACAGATGAACTACATCTAAAAGAGCAAGTTTTAATAGACCTTGTTAAAAGAAGTGTTGGGCTTATTGGTTGGATGGAAGTTGATGAAGTTCAACCATACTATTGTGAGGGGTTAATCCACTTAAATGGACTTTTTGATAGTGCTGTTTTATCTTGGGATGATGAAAATAAAAAGTTAAATATAGATATAAGTGAGGCAAAATTTGAAGCCTTAAAATCTTGGTATATCACAAACTATACAGCCTTAGCAAAACACTATTTAGACAAACTTGATGCTACAAAATTTTTAAATAACTATGCAACAAAAAAAGAGAAATATTTTATGCCAAATGATGAAACTATAAACTCATTTGTAAAATATTATTTCAAAAGATATCAAGAAATCGGTCAAGAGTTAGACACAGTTGATAAAAAAGAGAACTATATAAAATAA
- the htpG gene encoding molecular chaperone HtpG: MAKHQFQTEVGQLLHLMTHSLYSNKEIFIRELVSNASDAIDKLNYLRLTDENLKDKFADWKGEINITFDEADKSLTIIDNGIGMNEADLIASIGTIAKSGTKSFVENLTGDAKKDSNLIGQFGVGFYSVFMVADKVDVISKKAGVETAYKWSSNGTGEFDLAPCIKETNGTVIYIKLKDDEVSEFASKYRIKNIVGKYSNHIAYPIFLNYSEEVTEELSEDDKKAGKEAKKSIEKKREKINEATALWMQPKSKLKEEDYNDFYKSISHDSSDPMLTIHTKTEGVNEYTTLFYIPKIAPMDMYRADFQSGVKLYVKRVFITDDEKELLPTYLRFVRGIIDSEDLPLNVSREILQENRILANIKQGSVKKILSEIKKLSKDEEKYAEFIAQYIRPLKEGVYQDYTNKETILELLRYKSTKTEIGKMTSLEAYKERANSEQKAIYYIIGENEKVLRNSPLLESYKKNDIEVLILDDKEIDEIITPAIGAYKEWEFKDITACEPPKVEQTEEEKKEVEEKFQDITKKIKDKLGDAVKDVKVTNRLSESPSCVVKDAADAQMAAIAHMFRQMGQAMPESAPILEINPDHEIVKKLNGCADESTIEDVSWILLDQAKLSEGMEITDTVAFAQRLSRITAKAL; encoded by the coding sequence ATGGCAAAACATCAATTTCAGACAGAAGTAGGACAATTATTACATTTAATGACACACTCTTTATACTCAAATAAAGAGATTTTTATAAGAGAACTTGTATCAAATGCAAGTGATGCTATTGATAAATTAAACTATTTAAGATTAACAGATGAAAATTTAAAAGATAAATTTGCAGATTGGAAAGGTGAAATTAATATCACTTTTGATGAAGCTGATAAATCTTTAACTATTATAGATAATGGTATTGGAATGAATGAAGCTGATTTAATAGCTTCAATTGGAACAATAGCAAAATCAGGAACAAAATCATTTGTTGAAAATTTAACAGGTGATGCAAAAAAAGATTCAAATCTAATCGGTCAATTTGGGGTTGGTTTTTATTCAGTATTTATGGTAGCAGATAAAGTAGATGTTATCTCTAAAAAAGCAGGAGTTGAAACAGCTTATAAATGGTCAAGCAATGGAACAGGAGAGTTTGATCTAGCACCTTGTATAAAAGAGACGAATGGAACAGTTATTTATATCAAATTAAAAGATGATGAAGTAAGTGAATTCGCTTCTAAATATAGAATCAAAAATATAGTTGGAAAATATTCTAATCATATTGCATATCCAATTTTCTTAAATTATAGTGAAGAAGTAACAGAAGAGTTAAGCGAAGATGATAAAAAAGCAGGTAAAGAAGCTAAAAAATCTATAGAGAAAAAAAGAGAAAAAATCAATGAAGCAACAGCTTTATGGATGCAACCAAAATCAAAACTAAAAGAGGAAGATTACAACGATTTTTATAAATCAATTTCTCATGATAGTTCAGACCCAATGCTTACAATTCATACAAAAACAGAGGGTGTAAATGAATATACAACACTTTTCTATATTCCAAAAATTGCACCTATGGATATGTATAGAGCAGATTTCCAAAGTGGTGTTAAACTATATGTTAAAAGAGTATTTATCACAGATGATGAAAAAGAGTTATTACCAACTTATTTAAGATTTGTAAGAGGTATTATTGATAGTGAAGATTTACCACTAAATGTAAGTAGAGAAATTTTACAAGAGAATAGAATCTTAGCAAATATCAAACAAGGAAGTGTTAAAAAAATTCTTTCTGAAATCAAAAAATTATCTAAAGATGAAGAAAAATATGCTGAGTTTATAGCTCAATATATCAGACCTTTAAAAGAGGGTGTTTACCAAGATTATACAAATAAAGAGACAATTTTAGAACTTTTAAGATACAAATCAACAAAAACTGAAATTGGAAAAATGACTTCATTAGAAGCTTATAAAGAAAGAGCAAATAGTGAACAAAAAGCTATCTATTATATCATTGGAGAAAATGAAAAAGTATTAAGAAATTCTCCATTATTAGAATCATATAAGAAAAATGATATTGAAGTTTTAATTTTAGATGATAAAGAAATAGATGAGATTATAACTCCTGCAATTGGTGCTTATAAAGAGTGGGAATTCAAAGATATTACAGCTTGTGAGCCTCCAAAAGTTGAACAAACAGAAGAAGAGAAAAAAGAAGTTGAAGAGAAATTCCAAGATATCACTAAAAAAATCAAAGATAAATTAGGTGATGCCGTTAAAGATGTAAAAGTTACAAATAGACTAAGTGAATCACCATCATGCGTAGTAAAAGATGCAGCAGATGCTCAAATGGCAGCAATAGCTCATATGTTTAGACAAATGGGACAAGCTATGCCAGAAAGTGCTCCAATCTTAGAAATCAATCCAGACCATGAAATCGTAAAAAAATTAAATGGTTGTGCAGATGAATCAACAATCGAAGATGTTTCTTGGATTTTACTAGACCAAGCAAAATTAAGTGAAGGTATGGAAATTACAGATACTGTAGCTTTTGCTCAAAGATTATCAAGAATTACTGCAAAAGCTTTATAA
- a CDS encoding biotin-dependent carboxyltransferase family protein: MSFEIINSPILATIQDKGRFGFSFLGVSNSGCSDEFAYFWANKLLKNSLDTNILEISFSNFIIEANKDTQLSITGADCEFFINEQSKEIWQSYNIKKGDIIKIGKILSGNLVYLAVLGGFDIKKEFGSNSTTIKEKLGGLDGDKLKKGDILPYKNRVCNYTMRLKKEFIPNYEENLTLRVVFSYQEEYFSKEEKNKFLNSSYFVTNEFNKMAYKLKGTPIKCQIDGIISEAIAFGSVQIPKDGQPIVLLKQRQTIGGYPKIGVVLNIDCFKLSQARTNTKIRFKEISYEEALDKSKSFSKSFFESSADLKNS; the protein is encoded by the coding sequence ATGAGTTTTGAAATTATAAATAGTCCAATCTTAGCAACAATTCAAGATAAAGGAAGATTTGGTTTCTCTTTTTTAGGAGTTTCAAATAGTGGTTGTTCTGATGAATTTGCTTATTTTTGGGCAAATAAACTTTTGAAAAATTCCTTAGATACAAATATTTTAGAAATCTCTTTTTCAAATTTTATAATAGAAGCAAATAAAGATACTCAACTCTCAATAACGGGTGCGGATTGCGAGTTTTTTATAAACGAACAATCAAAAGAGATTTGGCAAAGTTATAATATCAAAAAGGGTGATATTATAAAAATTGGAAAAATTTTGAGTGGAAATTTGGTTTATTTAGCTGTTTTAGGTGGTTTTGATATAAAAAAAGAGTTTGGAAGTAATAGTACAACTATCAAAGAAAAACTTGGTGGATTAGATGGAGATAAATTAAAAAAAGGGGATATTTTACCTTATAAAAATAGAGTTTGTAACTACACAATGAGGCTAAAAAAAGAGTTTATTCCAAATTATGAAGAGAATTTAACTTTAAGAGTTGTTTTTTCATATCAAGAGGAGTATTTTTCTAAAGAAGAAAAAAATAAATTTCTAAATTCATCTTATTTTGTAACAAATGAATTTAATAAAATGGCTTATAAGTTAAAAGGAACACCAATAAAATGTCAAATAGATGGAATAATTTCAGAAGCAATAGCTTTTGGAAGTGTTCAAATTCCAAAAGATGGGCAACCAATTGTGTTATTGAAACAAAGACAGACAATAGGAGGTTATCCCAAAATTGGAGTAGTTTTAAATATAGATTGTTTTAAACTCTCTCAAGCAAGAACAAATACAAAAATAAGATTTAAAGAAATCTCTTATGAAGAGGCTTTAGATAAATCAAAAAGCTTCTCAAAAAGTTTTTTTGAATCATCAGCTGATTTAAAAAATTCATAA
- the pxpB gene encoding 5-oxoprolinase subunit PxpB has product MIFKIVSVDSLIIYFGNSIDEKISQNVKKAYFCIKNLTLEGIIEIIPSYTSIFISYDIFKYDYESLKSLLEKNINLDLDLILDEKIITIDVYYGKEVGFDLEKISLEKNLSIENIISLHSNKIYDVYAIGFLPAFAYLGKVDEKIAVPRVSTPRKIVPKGSVAIADFQTAIYPQQSPGGWNIIGKTAFEPFDKKLENLSVLNIGNKVKFNPISKEQFLKQGGIL; this is encoded by the coding sequence ATGATTTTTAAAATTGTAAGTGTTGATTCTTTAATTATCTATTTTGGAAATTCTATAGATGAAAAAATCTCTCAAAATGTAAAAAAAGCCTATTTCTGTATAAAAAATTTAACACTTGAAGGAATTATAGAGATTATTCCTTCATATACTTCTATTTTTATCTCTTATGATATATTTAAATATGATTATGAAAGTCTAAAAAGTTTATTAGAAAAAAATATAAATTTAGATTTAGATTTAATTTTAGATGAAAAAATCATAACTATTGATGTTTATTATGGGAAGGAAGTTGGTTTTGATTTAGAAAAAATTAGTTTAGAAAAAAATCTTTCTATTGAAAATATAATTTCTCTTCATTCAAATAAAATCTATGATGTTTATGCTATTGGATTTTTACCAGCTTTTGCATATTTAGGAAAAGTAGATGAAAAAATAGCAGTTCCAAGAGTTTCAACTCCAAGAAAAATAGTTCCAAAAGGAAGTGTTGCAATTGCTGATTTTCAAACAGCTATTTATCCACAACAAAGTCCTGGAGGTTGGAATATTATAGGAAAAACAGCTTTTGAACCTTTTGATAAAAAACTAGAAAATCTATCTGTTTTAAATATAGGAAATAAAGTAAAATTTAATCCTATTTCAAAAGAGCAGTTTTTGAAACAAGGGGGAATTTTATGA
- the katG gene encoding catalase/peroxidase HPI, which translates to MAGKCPMGFGSSNPMARNGGTSNKDWWPNQLNLKILSQHSNKVNPLGEDFDYAKEFAKLDYDALKADLTALMTDSQEWWPADYGHYGPLFIRMAWHSAGTYRTADGRGGASTGSQRLAPLNSWPDNANLDKARRLLWPIKQKYGNKISWADLMILAGNVAIESMGLKTFGFSGGRVDVWEPEEDIYWGKEAEWLATSDKENSRYQGERDLENPLAAVQMGLIYVNPEGPDGEPDPIKSGIDIRETFKRMAMDDEETVALTAGGHTFGKCHGAGDAANVGAEPEAEGLVAQGLGWLSKFLSGKGDDTITSGIEGSWTANPTRWDNEYFDILLGYEWELVKSPAGAWQWQPINPKEEHLAPAAHNPNKKVTTIMTTADMAMKMDPIYGEISKRFHKNPDQFADAFARAWFKLTHRDLGPKSKYMGPEVPNEELIWQDPIPAVNYEMIDENDIKTLKDKLLASSLGVSKLVSLAWASASTYRDSDKRGGANGARIALEPQRSWESNSSLDLDESLKVLETIKDEFNSSNSSKKVSLADLIVLGGTAAVQKAALDAGFEIEVPFTAGRADATQELTDVESFGYLEPMADGFRNYQKTKYTVSTEELLIDKAQLLTLTIPEMTALVGGMRVLGTNHENSDLGVFTSNVGVLSNDFFVNLLDMNNVWYPTTPSEDSFVGKDRQSGSIKYSASRVDLLFGSNSQLRAVAEVYAQEDSKEKFVQDFVNAWTKVMNLDRFDIQK; encoded by the coding sequence ATGGCTGGTAAATGTCCTATGGGATTTGGAAGTAGTAATCCAATGGCAAGAAATGGTGGTACATCAAACAAAGATTGGTGGCCTAATCAATTAAATTTAAAAATTCTTTCTCAACACTCAAATAAAGTTAATCCTCTAGGAGAAGATTTTGATTATGCAAAAGAGTTTGCAAAGCTTGATTATGATGCTCTAAAAGCTGATTTAACAGCCTTAATGACTGATTCTCAGGAATGGTGGCCTGCTGATTATGGTCATTATGGTCCATTATTTATTAGAATGGCTTGGCATAGTGCAGGAACTTATAGAACAGCTGATGGTAGAGGAGGAGCTAGTACAGGAAGTCAAAGGCTAGCTCCATTAAACTCATGGCCTGATAATGCAAACTTAGATAAAGCAAGAAGACTTTTATGGCCTATAAAACAAAAATATGGAAATAAAATATCTTGGGCTGATTTGATGATATTAGCTGGAAATGTTGCAATTGAATCTATGGGATTAAAAACATTTGGTTTTTCAGGTGGAAGAGTTGATGTTTGGGAACCTGAAGAGGATATTTATTGGGGGAAAGAAGCTGAATGGCTAGCTACTAGTGATAAAGAAAATAGTAGATATCAAGGTGAGAGAGATTTAGAAAATCCACTTGCAGCAGTTCAAATGGGACTTATTTATGTAAATCCAGAAGGTCCAGATGGAGAGCCTGATCCTATAAAATCAGGAATTGATATAAGAGAAACTTTTAAAAGAATGGCTATGGATGATGAAGAAACAGTAGCACTAACTGCTGGTGGTCATACTTTTGGAAAATGTCATGGTGCAGGGGATGCTGCAAATGTTGGAGCTGAACCTGAAGCTGAGGGATTAGTTGCACAAGGTCTTGGATGGCTTAGCAAATTTTTAAGCGGTAAAGGTGATGATACTATCACAAGTGGAATTGAAGGTTCATGGACAGCAAATCCAACAAGATGGGATAATGAATATTTTGATATTTTATTAGGTTATGAGTGGGAATTAGTAAAATCTCCTGCTGGAGCTTGGCAATGGCAACCTATAAATCCAAAAGAAGAACATTTAGCACCTGCTGCTCATAATCCAAATAAAAAAGTAACTACTATTATGACAACTGCTGATATGGCTATGAAAATGGATCCAATTTATGGAGAGATTTCAAAAAGATTCCATAAAAATCCAGATCAATTTGCTGATGCATTTGCAAGAGCTTGGTTTAAATTAACTCATAGAGATTTAGGACCAAAATCAAAATATATGGGTCCTGAAGTTCCAAATGAAGAACTAATTTGGCAAGACCCAATTCCAGCTGTAAACTATGAAATGATTGATGAAAATGATATAAAAACTTTAAAAGATAAACTTTTAGCTTCAAGTTTAGGAGTATCAAAATTAGTATCTCTTGCGTGGGCAAGTGCTAGTACATATAGAGATTCAGATAAAAGAGGTGGAGCAAATGGTGCTAGAATTGCACTTGAACCACAAAGAAGTTGGGAATCAAATAGTAGTTTAGATTTAGATGAGAGTTTAAAAGTTTTAGAAACTATTAAAGATGAATTTAACTCTTCAAACTCTAGTAAAAAAGTTTCACTTGCTGATTTAATAGTTTTAGGTGGAACTGCAGCTGTTCAAAAAGCTGCACTTGATGCAGGATTTGAAATAGAAGTTCCATTTACTGCTGGTAGAGCTGATGCAACTCAAGAGCTAACAGATGTTGAATCATTTGGTTATTTAGAGCCAATGGCTGATGGTTTTAGAAACTATCAAAAAACAAAATATACAGTTAGCACAGAAGAGTTACTAATAGATAAAGCTCAATTATTGACTTTAACAATTCCAGAAATGACAGCATTAGTTGGTGGAATGAGAGTATTAGGAACAAATCATGAAAATAGTGATTTAGGAGTATTTACTTCAAATGTTGGAGTTTTAAGTAATGATTTCTTTGTAAATTTACTTGATATGAACAATGTTTGGTATCCAACAACACCATCTGAAGATAGTTTTGTTGGAAAAGATAGACAAAGTGGTTCGATAAAATACTCTGCAAGTAGAGTTGATTTACTATTTGGTTCAAATTCACAATTAAGAGCAGTTGCCGAAGTTTACGCACAAGAAGATTCAAAAGAGAAATTTGTACAAGATTTCGTAAATGCTTGGACAAAAGTGATGAATCTTGATAGATTTGATATTCAAAAATAA